TCTTCAAATTCTTTGTCTTCTCTTTTATTCATTACTTTAGACAAGTGAAATCCTCCTCTCTAATAAAATTAGAAGTTTAATCCATTTTCTCTAGCTGATTCTGCAAGAGTGGATACTCTTCCTGTATAATTATATCCTGATCTATCAAATACAATATTTTTTATATCCTTTGATACAGCTCTTTCCGCAATTAACTTCCCTACTGCTTTGGCAGCTTCTATATTACCACCATGAGTAATTGTTTCTTTTATTTCTTTGTCAA
This genomic stretch from Fusobacterium sp. IOR10 harbors:
- the rplR gene encoding 50S ribosomal protein L18; translated protein: MFKKVDRQAVRVRKHLSIRNKISGTADRPRLSLYRSNANMFAQLIDDINGVTLVSASTIDKEIKETITHGGNIEAAKAVGKLIAERAVSKDIKNIVFDRSGYNYTGRVSTLAESARENGLNF